taactttttaatttttatgtattaaatgaaaaaattcaatttaaaaaaaaaagtaaattaattaaaaattaagtaaagTAAGGAAAATCATCGAATTCGTCCCCTGCTTGACCAAATTCCTAAAGAGTTCAGGCTATTACACCAAATTGTTTCCAAAAATTCCTTTTTTCAGCTCTAACTCTTTGTAGGAAGGGTATTTTGgtcaaaaatttaaatcaaagaCTACTTTTACAATAAGTTGACTATTCAAGATATAAGTTGTACGagaaaattttcagaaaacttCCATGACTATTTAAACATTATGGTGAAAAATCGGTGACCCTAATACTTCTATAATATGTACCAAATACTTAGAAAAACAAGCAAACAAGAGCGCGTTAATCTGATTAAAAATTGGCTTAAATATGTgcgagatttttttttttactttattctctataaaaataattatttctagaattataacattatattatcCTGATTAATTGATTTATGTGTTGAAttagaatattattatattgtaacaTAAGTTTAGCCTAAGACATttataaaaatcttaaattttttaaaattaatactatctatctatataaaaataatctaatGGAGAAAAATATCGATTTAAAAATTTGGtaagatgaaaataataaaaaaaagtttagaaaaaaaaattaaaacttatacattgaataaaaattataaggaTATAAATCAAAATCCATACATGTTTTAAGCGTTGAAATTTGGTTACATGCAGTTTCAGATTCTCACCAttcattaaaaaagaaaaggtgaCTTTAACactgaagaagaaaatgaaaattctcTTCTCTGTTATGTGTGTGGGCGAGGTAGGCTTACCAGAATGTTGAGTGATCCATTCACATCTCTTGGGAGGCGGAGACACAGTAGTGGCTACGTCCACGGCGTCGGGCACAACCCTAACCGGCTTAAGGCCGTTACGGTTCACGCTTCTTCTGCTTGCAGTTGCGGGATTCACCCTTTTGGTTAGTGAGTTGCTTGAACACGAATCCGAGGAACACGTGCTGTCCAAAGACACGGTGCTTTGCGCAACGACATTTGGAATTTGCGGTGCCAGGTTTCTCAAGCGCTGTGGAGTCTTTACGTGGTTCTGGTTCTCGTGTTTGGGCACGTTTCCGGCGGGTTTCAGAGCGAGTCGCGGTTCGGGCATTGTaagtgtttgtttgtttgttggaTTTGATTTGGAGTTTTGAATTTGGAGGATGAGatgaatatttgaatatatatcctgaaaaaaggggaagagagtaagattgaagtttagcttagGCGAAAGGTCACACTCACTATTGTTCAGTAACGTTAAAGGAATTGGATGTGTGGGTTTGTTGTGAGAATTGGCCTTGCTTTTGTTTGTTGTATTGTATGGAGGATGGGTTGCTTTGTTTACCGTTAAGAAAAAGAATCCAATGACTCTCACACTCACCAAAAGGCCACCTAATGCCACCATTCACTTCACTCTCTATCTGTAACTTCTCCCAACATGGGCCGGGCCCTCACTTATCTTCTATACAAGCCCTGCCCATTCATTTCATGGGCTCAAAAAACGACCCGTTATGATTTCActttccattttcttcttctcgcTTCCCTTTTGCACAAAATCTGGTTGGTTGTTCGAgtttgattgatttgggagcaaactaatattaacaaaattattataatttatgataaattactATTAGTTTATTCTagctaatttaattttcttttatcgaAACTTCGTAGATGTCACACCGTGTTCAAAATCAAATCTCCTAACTTATATTGAGGCGGTTGAATAACTTGGAACATTAAATATTCCCACGTTAGTTTAATTATGTTTCCATATTTTGTatcactttgattttttttttaatatttataattttttccttttttaaaaatCAGATTATTGGGCCTGTGGTACTTCTTAAGATGAATCCAAACTTAAAAAACTGAAGTGTTTCATTCTACACCTTCAAGATATTATCCTGCACTtccaaaaattacatttttgaCCTTCTAATAtctcatcctacacctccaatttttttaaaatttttatttcaactttaataaatattttttcatatttaaatattatttaatataatttaatatttaataattattaaaatatgatttatattataataatagttatattaaaaacttaaaaataaaataataaaaaataataataaaaataaatagtaataataaatttgatttaatatattaaaatattaaattaaattaaataattattaaattttaattaaaaaccataatattaaaaacttgtttatcaaatattaaaatccaTAAAATATGCTAAcacttttgctttttatttaaaatttaacaaatattatatttaaataaaaattataatattatttattatatttttatattttaataattattaacatatgatttatatttttataatagttttattaaaagaattaaaataataatatttaaaataagaataataataaggaaaataaaaataatatttcaaatcatgtatttaaaaaattgtattaaaatattaaattaaattcaataatcattaaagtttaaaaaaaacaaattttgaaaagacATGTTAATCGGATATAGATATCCGataagtaataaaatttattttttatttaaattatattaattatttaatttaatttaatattttaatataatttaaatgtatttaaaaaaattatttaatgtaatttgatttgattttaaataaataattgtttttaaaattttatcttttatttaaattttaataattatttaatttattttagtattttaatataatttaatatatttaaatattttatttaatataattttatttttattgttattatttttatttttatacttttaatataattaatattataatataaattatattttaataattattagaatataaaattatattaaataatatttgaattttaaatttaattattattaaggtggtgtaaagtgtttttaataagaataaaaataaaaagatatttttcaaagttaaaattgaaattttgaaaaagttagaagtgtaagataagataaaatgttagaagattaaaaatgaaatttttgaagaTGGAGGTTGAAAGTGGAGATGACTCAAAAAACTGTAACCTCAACGGAATCAGTTCAGCAAATATATAGGAgaaacaacttttttatttatttatttttttgtgaaaaagatattttaacgagtttattaaatttcatagtatgttattgtttttgaaTGTTTGAAAAAAAGGGGAAAAAGCGCATTTTTGAGGAAAGAAAAAGCAGGCAGGAGAGGATGTGGTTTGCGTGGGCAAATTTTGGTGAGATCGCATAAGCGAATGAAttaaaaagaaggaaagagaagCATCGTCGTCTATCCTTTTCTCCCGTTGCGTCGCTGCAtttcccttctctctcttcctaaAACCCTAAATCTGCCATGGAAGGGAAAACCAGTGACTAATTCATCAATCAAAGTGACTTCATCGTGCGATCCACTATGGAGTCGGAGCTCAAAGACCTCAATTCCAAGCCTCCCAACGGCAGTTCCGCCAGGGATGACCGTCCTCTCCTCAAGTCCGAGTCTCTAGCCTCCGCTGACAGCATCGCCGAGATGGAAAAGAAGTTCGCTGCATACGTTCGCCGCGACATCTACGGCACCATGGGACGCGGCGAGTTGCCCCCGAAGGAGAAGCTCTTGCTCGGTTTCGCGTTGGTCACTCTTCTCCCTATCAGAGTTCTTCTCGCGTTCACCGTATTGCTCTTCTATTACTTAATTTGTAGGGTTTGTACTCTATTCTATGCGCCCAATCGCGAAGATGAACAAGAAGATTACGCTCACATGAGTGGCTGGAGGAGAGCGGTTATTGTTTCCTGTGGACGCGCTCTGTCTAGAGTCATGCTCTTCATCTTTGGCTTTTATTGGATCCCCGAATCTAACTCTGCTTCTCaggttattttttaattgcttTGTCTTATTCGCTTTCTCAGTTTCTAGTTCTTGACTTTTATTTGAGACTCGATGAAATCCACGACGATAAGTTTAGCTTACTTAGTGTTAACTAGTATAAAAGTAAGAGCATTCAGTATTGTTTTTAGGATTATACGGAAGATAATATAGGACAAAACTTCGATACGGGGCTCCTCTCCAGAGAGATTTTGCCTgatattttcttcctttttgttttctGGGTAAAAAATAAGTGTTGTATGCTGTTCATTTTAGGATAACAACTTGTACGGATAGAAAGTGTCTACTCACGAGTTGTATTTCTCATTTCAGTTGAAGTTATGTGAATTCTGTCCCGTTGAAACTGAAAAAAGGATTTTGTTACtttcttctttccatttttaGTATTTTCTGTAAGTGGTTTGCTAGTAAGCTTTACTGAGAAGTGGTGTCACCCTTTGCCTTTCATTCTTGAGTGGGATGATGAAATGTATTTTACCAGTTATTAGATGATAAGTCTTTAGCCAtgtttcattataatttataattcgCAATAAAAAATGTTGTGTATTGGTGTTTGATTttacttctttctcttttctttttgtttactTCAATTCCCGAAGGAAGACAAGCAACAGCCTGAAGAGTCGGACAGACCTGGTGTAATAATATCTAACCACGTGTCATACCTGGACATTTTGTATCACATGTCATCCTCGTTCCCTAGTTTTGTTGCTAAGGTTTGTGTTATGACGAACTTTCTGCTCCACGATTAGTTGAATATGAATGTATCTTTTACGTTTGTGTTACtgacatttttttgtttcaattattGTATTTCATCGATGAAGAAATCAGTGGCTAGACTTCCTCTCGTTGGTCTCATCAGGTCTGTTGGCTTAAATTGGATTACTGCAACCTTATATCCCTTTGATTCATTTGAGTTCTTTAGATCCTTACATGCTCTGCTCTTTTTTTAACCTTAAATCTCCATTTAAAATTGATCAACACATGGTTCTGAAAATGAGAAAGCTAGGTTTAATATAATTCAGTATGCATTATCTTTCCATTGCAAGGGACTGCTAAAAGATCAGGTGCTTATATATTTTGGTATATTTGTTGTCACAGTAAGTGCCTTGGTTGTGTCTATGTTCAGCGGGAATCAAAGTCATCAGACTTCAAGGGTGTTTCAGGTGGATATATTTATCGTTGTATGAGCATGCACTTTATAACATTGTGTACAATTCGAACAAAGTGAAAGAATGTAAAAGCGCTGGTTGTATTCTTCGTTCCGTGCTTTGTGGTTTTTCTTTCTATGTTTCCAATGGCATTGCATTAGTTATTTTGtatcttggatttttatttttttgtaccCAATAGGCATACCTCCCAATCGTTGTATGAGCATGCACTTTATAACATTGTGTACAATTCGAACAAAGTGAAAGAATGTAAAAGCGCTGGTTGTATTCTTCGTTCCGTGCGTTGTGGTTTTTCTTTCTATGTTTCCAATGGCATTGCATTAGTTATTTTGtatcttggatttttatttttttgtaccCAATAGGCATACCTCCCAATCGTTTAATTGTAATGCATAAATTACTAGATCCgatataaaactttatataccaTTTGTTAAAAGAGTGCCCAATCATTGTTTATAGTTCTCCTTCTGTCTGTTGGTGGCATCACTCGTTTGATTAGAATTTCAAATTCTGGACATAATTCTGAACTAACAATAATTAATCTTCATTTCCCTTTGtctaaattaatttcatttgttgTATTTGAATTTCCCTTTGGCATCTAAATATACTCATTCTATTTATCACTGTCTAGAGGGCAGTTGTACTGTTATGCACATTAGTTAGTCAAGCTAGGATTTTAATGCACTGTTTACATTGAGTGCTATGAGTGGTGGGTAAATTTAATCTTATGCAATTTTTTCTTTGGGACATAATCGTTGATAAAATCCGTAATGAAGCCGACATGTGAATTTTCATTCTGCAGCTATTGTCACTGATAGAATTCGAGAAGCTCATCAGAATGAGTCCGCTCCATTAATGATGTTATTTCCAGGTTATCATCCTCTTTCCTCTTTTTTCTTTGGAGAGAGAGATCATACTTATTTTCTGAATAATTAGGTAGTGTTTGGTATCCtgttgaagatgaagacaaTTAGTTGGCAGTTTTTTGAacttttaatgaattattaCCCTTACCACCTGTGTTCTCTATTATGTGAAGAGAAAGGTCTTGATTTTTATGTACTAACATATAAAATGATTGATGTGGATTTTT
This Vigna angularis cultivar LongXiaoDou No.4 chromosome 4, ASM1680809v1, whole genome shotgun sequence DNA region includes the following protein-coding sequences:
- the LOC108343340 gene encoding lysophospholipid acyltransferase LPEAT1 isoform X4, producing MESELKDLNSKPPNGSSARDDRPLLKSESLASADSIAEMEKKFAAYVRRDIYGTMGRGELPPKEKLLLGFALVTLLPIRVLLAFTVLLFYYLICRVCTLFYAPNREDEQEDYAHMSGWRRAVIVSCGRALSRVMLFIFGFYWIPESNSASQEDKQQPEESDRPGVIISNHVSYLDILYHMSSSFPSFVAKKSVARLPLVGLISKCLGCVYVQRESKSSDFKGVSAIVTDRIREAHQNESAPLMMLFPEGTTTNGEFLLPFKTGGFLAKAPVLPVILRYHYQRFSPAWDSISGGNLTLSDIGLAEKRTYHAALNGLFSQC
- the LOC108343340 gene encoding lysophospholipid acyltransferase LPEAT1 isoform X3; the protein is MESELKDLNSKPPNGSSARDDRPLLKSESLASADSIAEMEKKFAAYVRRDIYGTMGRGELPPKEKLLLGFALVTLLPIRVLLAFTVLLFYYLICRVCTLFYAPNREDEQEDYAHMSGWRRAVIVSCGRALSRVMLFIFGFYWIPESNSASQEDKQQPEESDRPGVIISNHVSYLDILYHMSSSFPSFVAKKSVARLPLVGLISKCLGCVYVQRESKSSDFKGVSAIVTDRIREAHQNESAPLMMLFPEGTTTNGEFLLPFKTGGFLAKAPVLPVILRYHYQRFSPAWDSISGGNLTLSDIGLAEKRTYHAALNGNNSLPSVLHQKDE
- the LOC108343340 gene encoding lysophospholipid acyltransferase LPEAT1 isoform X2; the protein is MESELKDLNSKPPNGSSARDDRPLLKSESLASADSIAEMEKKFAAYVRRDIYGTMGRGELPPKEKLLLGFALVTLLPIRVLLAFTVLLFYYLICRVCTLFYAPNREDEQEDYAHMSGWRRAVIVSCGRALSRVMLFIFGFYWIPESNSASQEDKQQPEESDRPGVIISNHVSYLDILYHMSSSFPSFVAKKSVARLPLVGLISKCLGCVYVQRESKSSDFKGVSAIVTDRIREAHQNESAPLMMLFPEGTTTNGEFLLPFKTGGFLAKAPVLPVILRYHYQRFSPAWDSISGVRHVIFLLCQFVNFIEVIRLPVYHPSQQEMDDPKLYANNVRRLMASEGNLTLSDIGLAEKRTYHAALNGLFSQC
- the LOC108343340 gene encoding lysophospholipid acyltransferase LPEAT1 isoform X1, with the translated sequence MESELKDLNSKPPNGSSARDDRPLLKSESLASADSIAEMEKKFAAYVRRDIYGTMGRGELPPKEKLLLGFALVTLLPIRVLLAFTVLLFYYLICRVCTLFYAPNREDEQEDYAHMSGWRRAVIVSCGRALSRVMLFIFGFYWIPESNSASQEDKQQPEESDRPGVIISNHVSYLDILYHMSSSFPSFVAKKSVARLPLVGLISKCLGCVYVQRESKSSDFKGVSAIVTDRIREAHQNESAPLMMLFPEGTTTNGEFLLPFKTGGFLAKAPVLPVILRYHYQRFSPAWDSISGVRHVIFLLCQFVNFIEVIRLPVYHPSQQEMDDPKLYANNVRRLMASEGNLTLSDIGLAEKRTYHAALNGNNSLPSVLHQKDE